Genomic DNA from Prunus persica cultivar Lovell chromosome G1, Prunus_persica_NCBIv2, whole genome shotgun sequence:
TTGGCTGTGATTCTGAATATTGCTAGCTAGGCCTCGTGCCCCCCTGCCGCTTCTGCAGCGATTTTCAGTCACCCCACCCCATGGATGAATTGAAAACCCAAGTGCAGTCATATTGAGGGTAAGGTAAATGCAGGACAAACTTCAGCAGCCAGCCACCCCCTCAAAGTCTAATCTCTGTTGTGTAAAATGAAGGATCAAGATCAACAACCGGCGAACTTGTTTCCAAAACTTTTCAATCTCCTTTCTTATTTCCTGCTCTTTGTCTACGGAACTTTAACCCTTGGAATTATACTTACCTATTTCACAGACTTTTCATTTAGTCAACAATTAGCCCAATTCCCCTTCTCAGGTATGCCATCTCCACCCAATTCGCAACTGCTAATACCAAATGTAAAAGCCTCAACTTCCAATATGAGCCACACAGCCCAAACCTCGCATACGAGGATTAAAGGAATACATAAAGCCGCCAAAGGTTTTTCACAACATGAACGATACAGAGTTGCTATGGAGAGCTTCCATGACTCCTAGGATTTCTGAATATCCATTCCATCGGGTTCCCAAGGTTACTTTTATGTTCATGACAAGGGGACCTGTTGTTTTGGCCCCGTTATGGGAGAAGTTCTTCAAAGGGCATAGAGGCTTGTACTCAATCTATGTGCACTCAAAACCATCCTACAATGCATCATCACACCCTGAAAGTCCAGTTTTTCATGGCCGGAGAATTCCTAGTCAGGTCAGTTTGTTTTGCTTATTTTGTGACTTTTTAgacttcaaattcaaaatactGAGGTTTTAAAAGGGACAAGTGAAAAAGCTCTAAAGCTGTAACAATAAATTGGTTTAAGAGGATGCCTGCCCTGTTTAGACAACACTTACAACTATGATGTTCTACATCATCATGTAATAATATTGATTGCAGGAAGTAGAATGGGGAAGGGTGAGCCAGATTGAGGCTGAGCGCCGCCTGTTGGCGAATGCTCTTCTTGACATCGCAAACCAACGTGTTGTTCTGCTCTCAGAATCATGCATCCCCCTCTACAACTTCTACACTGTCTACTCTTACCTCATACACTCCAACGAAACTTTCGTGGAGGTTTATGATGATCCAAGCGTAGACGGACGTGACCgatattatttcattgactACCCAGGAATCACATTGGATCAATGGAGCAAAGGGTCACAGTGGTTTGAAATTGATAGAGACCTTGCCATTGAAGTTGTCTCCGATCGAATATACTTCCCACTTTTCCTCAGATGCAAAGGCGAATGCTTTGCAGAAGAACATTATTTACCAACATTTGTGCACATGAAATTTGCAGCAAACAGTGCCTACAGGTCTTTGACCTGGGCTGACTGGACCAAGGGTGGCGCGCACCCTACCGAGTACCCGAGCACAAATGTCACATTTGAGCTTTTGAATAGCCTGAGAAATGGTTATGGTCGGAGATGTGAATATAATGGAAGGAGCTCAGATGTCTGTTTCCTATTCGCCAGGAAGTTCCCGCCTACAACATTGGATGGCCTTCTGAGAATTGCACCAAATATCATGCACTTCAGCAACGCATAGCTTCATATTTCCTCTTGTTTCTAGTCTCCAAAATTACGGTTGTCAGTTTCATGGTACATTGAATATAATTAAGATTAGTTAAACAAGATCCTACTCAAGTTAAAAGCCAAGTACCAGTTGCCGAGAATCAAACTCTGTGTTAAAAAAATGGTTCGCAATCCAAGTAATTAGCAGAAgcgaaaatgaaaataaaataagcgAAGCAGGAGAATCGAaacccacaaaacaaaacccgTGATTTACAATAGAAGACCGTTAATAATATGGTTGTAAACGGTTACTGGCTCGCGCCGCAAGTGTCCTCCGACAAGGAAGGCGACTCGGACTTGGAGTCAAAGGCCTCATGACTCGGGGAGCCCACCACACCCTGAATCTCGTCGATCATTTTCACCACCTGGCTCATCCTGGGCCGTTGATCAGGCGAAGCGGCGGTGCAAGCCATCGCGATCTGCAGAAGCCCCACCATCTCCTCCTCTATATCCTTGTACCTCATCAGCTCAAGGTCAAACACCTCCGCCGTCCATTCCTCTCTGACCACCGACTGGACCCACCTGGGCAGGTCCACAAGCCCACCATAACCACCCCCAGGCCCACCACTGTCCACGACGGAGGGGCACTTCCCTGTGAGCAGCTCCAGCAGAAGCACACCGAAAGCGTACACATCGGATTTCTGCGTTAATTTTCGACCGTCCAACGTCTCGGGAGCGCGGTAGCCGCAGGATCGTGGAGCGGACGACGTGGCTGGGGGAGGAGGTACAAACACGGAGAGTCCGAAGTCGGAGACACGAGCATTGCCGGTCTTGTCTAATAGGATGTTGGTGGATTTGATGTTACCGTGGGTGAGCTTTAGCGGACTGCACGAGTTGTGAATACAAGCTAGGCCTCGAGCCGCTCCCGCTGCGATTTTCAGCCTCGTGGTCCAGTCCAGTGGGGTTCGACCGGGGCCCCGGTTTCCTGTTCAAATTAACCCTCATAAGTTGATGATAATTACAATTACTCAGAGATTATGGATCTATGAGTTTGGTTTggtctaaataaataaagcataaaagTGATTTAGAGTAGGTCGCTTTTTGGTCATATTTAGGccggaaagaaggaaaatgagGGTGCAAGAatcagagaaaacaaaaaggataAAAGTAAAGGGAAATAAAGACAAGACTGGAAAGAGAGCCAGCCAGGACTGGGAGCAGTGGACAGACTGTACAAGAGAGAGGGCAGAGGGCTTAGCAAAATCCCAATTCCCAAATCGCAATTAAAGTTCATTTTCTGTCCTCATGGGTAACTGTTCACTTGTCTGTAATGAATGGCAAAGGTGCTAAAGCAGCCATTAGAGGCCCCACTTCCCTCCTTGATATCTTAAACCCTTGCGCTCCTCAGCTCCACCAAACAGAGTCAAACACCTTTGACCTACTCTACGCTCTTACCATACACTCATCCATGGCTCATTCAAAAACCCCAACaaattaacccatataattctAAAACACTTAACAAAAACCTTGACATTTTAATGTCAATTAAACAGAAATTTAACAAGAAAACTAAATCAACTTACCGTGAAGCAGCCAAAATAAGTTACCATTCGACATGTAATCGTAGACCAGCAACTTCTCCTCCCTGGCAAAATAATAAGCTCTCAAACTAACAATATTGGGATGGCTGAGCCGCCCCAACACGGCCATGTGCTGCTCGAACTCTCGCTTCCCACCAATCTGCGCATCCTTGAGCCTCTTCACCGCCACCACATTGCCGTCGTCCAGAACCGCCTTGTATGCCGTTCCGAACCCGCCTTTACCCAACATCTCCGCCGAGGCTCTGAGCAAGTCCTCGAGCTCGAACCGCTTCACCCCCTCGAAAAACACCATCTGACCCCGCTCGATCCCGGGTTGGGCCGAGTACGGGCTTGAAGAGTATACTATCTTCTCGCTTTCTAGAAGCTTCGAGCTGCTCTTGCCCTGCCGCATTTTGGCGCTGAAGTTCCGCAAGAAATAGCAGTATAGGAGCagtgaaacaaaaacaagaaccaGAGCGTCGCCGACTATAATCGCGATGAGAGCCTCTGGACTTATTTTCGATGTTCCATTGCGGCGAGTATTTGTCGATTTGTTCGGCGTTGAGTTTCCCGGCAGTGAACTCGGAGACGAGGCTACTACTGTTGGATTAGCAGCCGGCATTACAGGAGAAGCGATAGCTCCATCAAATCCGGGCCGAGTCGGGTTGTTCACTAGGCCCTTGCAGTTCAGCACCGGAGACCCGCATAGACCCGGGTTTTGAGCGAAAGCGGATTCGGGAAAACCTGAAAAGGACTTCGGTATTTCGCCGGTCAAACGGTTTGCAGACACATTAAAATCCTGCAGATTCGGGAGGTTCAAGCCGGAAAT
This window encodes:
- the LOC18791146 gene encoding uncharacterized protein LOC18791146, encoding MKDQDQQPANLFPKLFNLLSYFLLFVYGTLTLGIILTYFTDFSFSQQLAQFPFSATQPKPRIRGLKEYIKPPKVFHNMNDTELLWRASMTPRISEYPFHRVPKVTFMFMTRGPVVLAPLWEKFFKGHRGLYSIYVHSKPSYNASSHPESPVFHGRRIPSQEVEWGRVSQIEAERRLLANALLDIANQRVVLLSESCIPLYNFYTVYSYLIHSNETFVEVYDDPSVDGRDRYYFIDYPGITLDQWSKGSQWFEIDRDLAIEVVSDRIYFPLFLRCKGECFAEEHYLPTFVHMKFAANSAYRSLTWADWTKGGAHPTEYPSTNVTFELLNSLRNGYGRRCEYNGRSSDVCFLFARKFPPTTLDGLLRIAPNIMHFSNA
- the LOC18793963 gene encoding probable leucine-rich repeat receptor-like protein kinase At1g68400, whose amino-acid sequence is MAAIATLLIFTHLFLTVLHASSNPDFEHLLAFKSSSDASNKLATWNSSSDLCTWFGVSCTRNRVSRLVLENLDLHGSFESLTDLTQLRVLSLKRNRLSGPIPDLSNLTALKLLFLSYNDFSGDFPASVTSLFRLYRLDLSYNNLSGHIPSTVNYLTHLLTLRLEVNRFAGSISGLNLPNLQDFNVSANRLTGEIPKSFSGFPESAFAQNPGLCGSPVLNCKGLVNNPTRPGFDGAIASPVMPAANPTVVASSPSSLPGNSTPNKSTNTRRNGTSKISPEALIAIIVGDALVLVFVSLLLYCYFLRNFSAKMRQGKSSSKLLESEKIVYSSSPYSAQPGIERGQMVFFEGVKRFELEDLLRASAEMLGKGGFGTAYKAVLDDGNVVAVKRLKDAQIGGKREFEQHMAVLGRLSHPNIVSLRAYYFAREEKLLVYDYMSNGNLFWLLHGNRGPGRTPLDWTTRLKIAAGAARGLACIHNSCSPLKLTHGNIKSTNILLDKTGNARVSDFGLSVFVPPPPATSSAPRSCGYRAPETLDGRKLTQKSDVYAFGVLLLELLTGKCPSVVDSGGPGGGYGGLVDLPRWVQSVVREEWTAEVFDLELMRYKDIEEEMVGLLQIAMACTAASPDQRPRMSQVVKMIDEIQGVVGSPSHEAFDSKSESPSLSEDTCGASQ